A window of Microbacterium hominis genomic DNA:
CGGGAGGCACGGTGAGACGCACGAGCGCCGGAGTCCTGGTGTTCGCCGCGGCGCTGGGCGCGGCATCCGGTTTCCTCATCGACCAGGCCCTGACGGCATCGGGCCGCTCCACCTTCACCCCCGCGCTCTCGCTGCCGGTGCTCCTGGTGCTGCTGGGTGTGCTGGTCGTGACCCTCGCCCTGCCGATCCGCCGCGCGACGCGCGGCACCGGTCGGGTCGACCCGTTCCGGGCCGTGCGGGTGGCGATGCTCGCGAAGGCGTCGAGCATCGTCGGCGCGGCGATCGGCGGCCTGGCGCTCGGCTTCGCCCTGTTCCTCCTGAGCCGTCCGGTCCCGCCGTCGGTAGGCTCGATGGCGGCGATCCTCGTGACCGCGGGCGCCGGAGCGGTGCTCGTGGCGGCGGCCCTGGTCGCCGAGCATCTGTGCACCATCCGGAAGGACGACGATGA
This region includes:
- a CDS encoding DUF3180 family protein; translation: MRRTSAGVLVFAAALGAASGFLIDQALTASGRSTFTPALSLPVLLVLLGVLVVTLALPIRRATRGTGRVDPFRAVRVAMLAKASSIVGAAIGGLALGFALFLLSRPVPPSVGSMAAILVTAGAGAVLVAAALVAEHLCTIRKDDDDEQPGGVDPGLDPHPHT